The genomic DNA AATAACGTATTTCTCTCTTTTAACTAAATCTGAAATTTGATTTATTTCTCTTCTAGTTAAAAGAAGTCTTCATTTTGAAGCCGCAAAATTAACTAGAAATAATTCTGAACCTATAACTTTTCCGTAACTACCTAATAAATTGAGAGATCCTTTGAGGATCTCTCCAACTACTTTAGAAGTTAGGGAGATCCCAGCAGTATAACTTCTAAAAATGTTGTACTTATAAAGTTGTTTTTTATTACTTTGTAAATAAATTATTAACTAACTTAATTTATTGGAGTGAACTCATCTCATGAGTATTCCACTGGCTTAACAAGAATATTAGCTCCTAGCTTTATATTCTTGTCAATTCTCATAAAACCATCATATAAGTTTTCTAGTTTTATGAGATATCCTCAAGGATTTTTAGAAAACACAACAGCTTTAAATTCTTTTTTTGTGTTTTGTGAACACAAAAATCTAAATAATTTTCTAGATATAAATCTTTTTTCAGCTGTAACTCCTATTTTTTCGCAAAGATTTACTTGATAAGAAATCTTTTCTAGTTCTCATTCATGTTGAGTTCTTTCTCTCTTTGAATATCTTTTTTTGTCAAAAAAATACATTCAAAGAGTTTTATGAATCATTAAGTCTGCAAATCTTCTAATAGGAGAAGTAAAGTGTAAATAATTTTTTAGATTTAGTCCAAAGTGACCAATATTTTCTAAGTTGTATTCAGCCTTTGGTAAGGCTTGCAATACATGATATTGAATAATCTGTAAATACTGATTATTCTTACTCTTCTGAAGTAAATCATTAAATGTTTGAATAGTATTTTCTGAAGTTTCTATTACTTCAGAAGAAGGATTTAATTCCCTAAAAATATTTAGGAAGTTTTGAACTCTTGCTGGATCAGGAGTCTTATGAACTCTATAAATTGTTTTTATATTCTTACTATCCAAGAAGTTAGCAATCAATTGATTTGCTAACACCATAAATATTTCTATTAATTTTTCTGATATTCTTGGAATATCACTTCTATCTACTTCTACATTGACAATGTCTTCATTGTCATTAGTTTTGTAATCCAATTGTTGGTGAACAATCATTAGGGAAGATTTTCCCTGCCCTTTCATTCTGTCTTCCATTAACTTAAAAACTTCATAACACTGATCGACAGTGTTTTTAAGTTCTTCCCCAATATTTTCTAGAGAACTTTTCTTTAGAAAATATTGATTCAAGATCTTATAGGTAAATCTTTTTTTAGAAATTATTGTTGCAGGAAATACCCTAAAAGTGTTAGGAATTATTTTTCCCTCTTTATTTACTTCCACATAAACGCATACGGTATATTTTTTTTCATTCTCTCTGAGAGAGCATAGCTCCTCAGAAAGTATTGTAGGTAACATAGGTATTACTCTATTCAAAAGGTAAATAGAATTACCTCTCAATCTAGCCTCTTCAAATATAGCTGGACAATTACTCAAATATCCTCATACATCAGCTATTGATACGAAAACCCCAAAGTTATCTTTAACTTTTTCTACATAGATGGCGTCATCAAAATCTTTTGCTGTATCGCCATCTATAGTAAAAAAATTCTTATCCGTTAAATCCTCATAACATTCAATGCTTTGAAGAATTGATTCTTTTTTAGAAGTCAATTCTTCAATTTCTTTTTGAATTTCTGGATTAGAGAAGCTGTGTTTTAATTTCAAGTCATGAAGTAGAGAATGATACTCTACTTCACCACTAGAAGACTCTCCTAATATCTTTAGTATTTCTCCATTAATTCTTTTCGGAGGAAAAGAATGTAATCTCAATAACACTTTTTGACCTTCTTTTAAGTTTCTCTTAAAAGAACCTAATATTTCTTGCAATCCAGAAAGTTGAGGATCATCAAAGAAGACTCAGATTTTTCCTGAGTCTTCTATTTTGATAATTTCTACTACAAAGTCAATTTTGAATCTCTCAACTATTCTGGCTACATAACCTTCTTTTTGCAATAATTGACCTTCAGCTCTTTTAGAGAATGGAAATTCTCTAAAAGCTACAAGGTCATTATTGAGAGCTCCCATTAAGTTTTCTTTAGAAATTGTTACACCGAATCTGGGTATAAACCCAGCTTCGCTAAATCTATTTATTTTGATTCTCTTGTAAGAGACATTATCTCTAGAGTTTGGTCTACCTCGCAAACTCTAGACTAACTAAAGATTATGAAGAAGAAGGATTATTACTTCTTATATATGTGATACATAAGACAAAAAGTAATAATATTCCCAAGAACATAAATAGCTTCAACATCTTAATGACTCCATAATCTTTAGTTTTTTTAAATAGTTCAATATCATAACCTGATAGGACTGAGAATCCTCCGGCTGAACCGGAGGAAGAAAGAAGAAGTCCTAAAAGGAGTAAGACGAAAGAAACAACGTAGATAGCAATTTCTAGTGAAATATCAGTCTACTAATAACTATTGAATAGTTGTTCTTCTTAGTTTTCCTAGATATTCTTCTTGAGCTTCTAATTGTTCTCTTCTAATAGCTATATGTCTATCTATTTGTTCTTGTTCTTTACTATATTTGGAAGCTGAGTAATAAAAAGCTCCAGTTGTCATAGCACCTAGAGAAGTGAAAGAAGAAGCGAAGATCTTTATAAATAGAGGACCATCTATGAATAGTCGAATCATTTTCGACTAATCGGCTTTTTCTTCTATATGTAATTGATGTCTTCTGCACTTTTTGCAGAACTTCTTAAGTTCTAACTTTTTCTTGCTAGCAGTTTTATCTATTTTCTTTTGGCTCAGATAGTATAAGAACTTACATACAGAGCACTTGAAAAGTATAGGAATTCTTGCCACTATATATTAAAGATTAAATACTAATAATAAATGTTAAAAAACAAAAATTTCATACCTGGTGGCTTCGGGCAGAATCGAACTGCCGACACACGGTGCTTCAGACCGTTGCTCTACCGACTGAGCTACAAAGCCCCAAATTTTAAATGGCGGGCCTTACGGGATTCAAACCCGCGATCTCCACAGTGACAGTGTGGTATGTTAGATCACTACACCAAAAGCCCAATATGGTAGCGGGGGTAGGATTCGAACCTACGACCTTCAGATTATGAGCCTGACGAGCTAACCAAACTGCTCTACCCCGCGATAAAAAAGAATAAGTCATTAAAGACATTATTCCATATTAAATTTAATCAAATTAATTTCAGTATAGCCTAAAGGCTAGTGTGAAATAAATGGCGGAAGCTGAGGGATTCGAACCCCCGCGCACTTTTGATGCCTCTCAGTTTTCAAGACTGATCCCTTCGACCACTTGGGTAAGCTTCCTAAACTGGTAGCAGGAGCGGGGCTCGAACCCGCGACCTATCGGATATGAACCGATCCCTCTAACCAACTGAGATATCCTGCCAAATACTGGTCGGGACAACAGGATTCAAACCTGCGACCTCTTGGTCCCAAACCAAGCACTCTAATCAAACTGAGCTATGTCCCGATCTTCTGGCCTCCTAAATAAGATTCGAACTTATAGCCTCTAGCACCGCAAGCTAGTGCTCTATCCAATTGAGCTATTAGGAGGTTTTGGAGGTGTCTATCAGATTCGAACTGATGATCTGGAGGTTGCAGCTCCAT from Mycoplasma suis str. Illinois includes the following:
- a CDS encoding SsrA-binding protein; translation: MIIYLQSNKKQLYKYNIFRSYTAGISLTSKVVGEILKGSLNLLGSYGKVIGSELFLVNFAASKWRLLLTRREINQISDLVKREKYVIIPGGLFLQNRKIKVELNLCKYNRNYEKETSKKYKRNKRNKYSDDEY
- a CDS encoding RNB domain-containing ribonuclease is translated as MRGRPNSRDNVSYKRIKINRFSEAGFIPRFGVTISKENLMGALNNDLVAFREFPFSKRAEGQLLQKEGYVARIVERFKIDFVVEIIKIEDSGKIWVFFDDPQLSGLQEILGSFKRNLKEGQKVLLRLHSFPPKRINGEILKILGESSSGEVEYHSLLHDLKLKHSFSNPEIQKEIEELTSKKESILQSIECYEDLTDKNFFTIDGDTAKDFDDAIYVEKVKDNFGVFVSIADVWGYLSNCPAIFEEARLRGNSIYLLNRVIPMLPTILSEELCSLRENEKKYTVCVYVEVNKEGKIIPNTFRVFPATIISKKRFTYKILNQYFLKKSSLENIGEELKNTVDQCYEVFKLMEDRMKGQGKSSLMIVHQQLDYKTNDNEDIVNVEVDRSDIPRISEKLIEIFMVLANQLIANFLDSKNIKTIYRVHKTPDPARVQNFLNIFRELNPSSEVIETSENTIQTFNDLLQKSKNNQYLQIIQYHVLQALPKAEYNLENIGHFGLNLKNYLHFTSPIRRFADLMIHKTLWMYFFDKKRYSKRERTQHEWELEKISYQVNLCEKIGVTAEKRFISRKLFRFLCSQNTKKEFKAVVFSKNPWGYLIKLENLYDGFMRIDKNIKLGANILVKPVEYSWDEFTPIN
- the rpmG gene encoding 50S ribosomal protein L33, whose protein sequence is MARIPILFKCSVCKFLYYLSQKKIDKTASKKKLELKKFCKKCRRHQLHIEEKAD